A section of the Candidatus Acidiferrales bacterium genome encodes:
- a CDS encoding type IV secretion system DNA-binding domain-containing protein gives MDDKDSTKQQVTPIAVTNWRDIRKIFGIKQKNRRGHMHIIGKTGTGKSSLIANMALSDIRAGNGIGLIDPHGDLADDVLKRIPRGRIHDVVFFNPADMEYPVGFNPLEKAPYDKHHLVVSGVISVFRKIWSEFWGPRLEHILRHSLFTLMDYPQSTLLDLPKLLTDAGFRKELLSHVQHREILSFWLNEFDKYSPWLRSEAISPILNKVGQFLVSLPLRNIIGQTRSTFDLRKITNGKKILIASLPKGKIGEDNTSLLGSLLLTEIWLAILGRAEVPESERIPFYLYVDEFHSFITTSFADVLSESRKYGLNLVLGHQYMSQLDKKVRDAIFGNVGSIISFRVGAEDAQYLAREFHPFSEPDFISLPNYNIYLRLMIDGATSTPFSASTIPLPVEGNSFAPEIIRESKIRYGRRKDDIERTITARVSQQGDTHPVQKAFL, from the coding sequence ATGGATGATAAAGACTCGACCAAACAGCAGGTCACCCCCATAGCAGTGACAAACTGGCGGGACATACGGAAGATATTCGGGATAAAGCAGAAGAATCGGCGCGGCCACATGCACATCATCGGGAAGACCGGGACCGGCAAGTCGAGCCTGATCGCGAACATGGCACTGTCTGACATCAGGGCGGGCAACGGCATCGGCCTAATCGACCCGCATGGCGACCTCGCCGACGACGTGCTGAAACGCATTCCGAGGGGAAGAATCCATGACGTGGTCTTCTTCAACCCCGCTGACATGGAATACCCCGTGGGCTTCAACCCACTAGAGAAAGCACCTTACGACAAACACCACCTCGTGGTATCGGGAGTCATTTCCGTCTTCAGAAAAATCTGGTCGGAGTTCTGGGGGCCCAGGCTGGAACACATCCTCCGCCATTCCCTGTTCACGCTGATGGACTACCCTCAAAGCACGCTTCTCGATTTGCCGAAACTCCTGACCGACGCCGGATTCAGGAAGGAACTGCTGTCGCACGTCCAACACCGGGAAATACTCTCCTTCTGGCTCAACGAGTTCGACAAGTATTCGCCGTGGCTGAGATCGGAAGCAATATCCCCCATCCTCAACAAGGTGGGACAGTTCTTGGTCAGCCTACCTTTGCGGAACATCATCGGGCAGACGAGAAGCACATTCGACCTGAGGAAAATTACGAACGGGAAGAAAATCCTCATAGCCAGTCTGCCGAAGGGGAAGATCGGCGAGGACAACACGTCCCTTTTGGGTTCGCTTCTTCTCACGGAAATCTGGTTGGCTATTCTCGGACGGGCCGAGGTGCCCGAAAGCGAAAGAATTCCTTTTTACTTGTACGTCGATGAGTTCCATTCTTTCATTACCACTTCTTTCGCCGATGTCCTCAGCGAATCAAGGAAATACGGACTAAACCTCGTGCTCGGCCACCAGTACATGAGCCAGCTTGACAAGAAAGTCCGCGACGCGATATTCGGGAACGTCGGCTCGATTATATCGTTCAGGGTTGGTGCTGAGGACGCGCAATATCTCGCGAGGGAATTTCATCCTTTCAGCGAACCGGATTTCATAAGCCTTCCGAACTACAACATCTACCTGAGACTTATGATTGACGGCGCGACCTCGACACCATTCAGCGCCTCGACAATTCCCTTACCCGTGGAAGGCAATTCGTTCGCCCCAGAAATCATCAGGGAGTCGAAAATCAGGTACGGCAGACGAAAGGACGATATCGAACGCACAATCACCGCAAGGGTATCACAACAAGGCGATACACATCCGGTCCAAAAAGCTTTCCTCTGA
- a CDS encoding HEPN domain-containing protein yields MTYEINHRSLSSFILNIQDVERLIEIHRVLTGDARGRRRNVEVLNKSAVVLLTACLEAFIEDLAEESFDFLLSTATTPDAIPDSVRTLASKPLAESKDERKVWELAGDGWKDVLANHRSFVIARYIEGFNTPKPDKVDKLFKELIGLNSLSSCWHWRKMSHQSASDYLTKLVEDRGSIAHRTRANQRINKDYVTGYRDFVYRVAACSYNSVRTHLLNLTGKEPWTEYTGS; encoded by the coding sequence TTGACCTATGAAATAAACCACAGATCCCTGAGTAGCTTTATTCTGAACATCCAGGATGTTGAGCGGCTTATTGAAATTCATCGGGTCTTGACGGGCGACGCTCGAGGTCGACGCCGCAATGTGGAGGTACTTAATAAAAGCGCAGTTGTACTACTAACTGCGTGCTTAGAGGCATTTATAGAAGACCTCGCTGAAGAATCTTTTGACTTCCTACTGTCAACCGCAACGACCCCTGATGCGATACCGGATAGCGTAAGAACGCTCGCATCAAAGCCTCTCGCCGAGAGTAAAGATGAGCGAAAAGTATGGGAACTTGCTGGAGATGGTTGGAAGGATGTGCTCGCCAACCATAGGTCGTTTGTCATTGCCAGGTATATTGAGGGATTCAATACGCCTAAACCAGATAAGGTTGACAAGCTATTTAAGGAACTAATCGGTCTCAACTCGTTGTCATCATGCTGGCACTGGAGAAAGATGTCTCATCAAAGTGCCTCAGATTATTTAACAAAACTAGTTGAAGATCGCGGTTCTATTGCTCATAGGACGAGGGCAAATCAACGTATAAACAAGGACTACGTGACAGGCTATCGTGATTTCGTCTACAGGGTCGCTGCTTGCTCATACAACAGTGTTAGAACTCATCTTTTGAATCTTACGGGAAAAGAGCCATGGACCGAATACACGGGATCATGA
- a CDS encoding SET domain-containing protein-lysine N-methyltransferase: protein MNLKIKEKNIYSQEKALIKHINDQFTSRSIYVSICELGYCVRTKRSIKKGEIIYRFNGPTISFDETIRRGETECMSLQYDHDRYIDTEIPGKFINHSCEPNAGIINDFDLIALEDLKVHTEIRFDYSTSMDEDHFQMKCECGKPNCRKIVTDFKLLPDETKMNYLKAGIVMSFIRKQYLRDGSEHHLND from the coding sequence ATGAATCTAAAGATTAAGGAGAAAAACATCTACTCCCAAGAAAAGGCTTTGATAAAGCACATTAACGATCAATTCACTAGCCGCAGTATCTACGTCAGTATTTGCGAATTAGGGTATTGTGTAAGAACAAAGCGCTCCATCAAAAAGGGGGAGATCATTTATAGATTCAACGGGCCGACCATCTCCTTTGACGAAACAATTCGACGCGGAGAAACCGAGTGCATGTCTTTACAATATGATCACGACAGGTACATTGATACTGAGATTCCAGGAAAATTCATCAATCATTCTTGCGAACCCAATGCGGGTATAATAAATGATTTCGATCTAATTGCACTTGAGGATTTAAAAGTTCATACTGAAATCAGATTTGACTATTCAACTTCGATGGATGAAGACCATTTTCAAATGAAATGCGAATGTGGAAAACCTAATTGCAGAAAAATCGTGACTGATTTTAAGTTACTGCCTGACGAGACAAAAATGAATTATTTGAAGGCAGGGATCGTTATGAGTTTCATAAGAAAGCAATATCTAAGAGATGGATCAGAGCACCATCTTAACGATTAA
- a CDS encoding recombinase family protein has product METNKAVGIWIRVSTEDQAKGESPEHHEKRARYYAESKGWDVKEVYHLEAVSGKSVKDHPEARRMVDDIKSGHITGLIFSKLARLARNTKELLEFADFFQEHSADLISLQESIDTSTAAGRFFYTMIAAMAQWEREEIADRVAASVPIRAKLGKSLGGEAPYGYRYVDKKLALDPKEAPIRKLMFEFFKEQKRKRRVCRLLNEAGYRTRRGNKWTFSTVYRLLRDPIAKGIRRSNYSTRGGKNSEKYVFKPESEWIYTEAPAIVSEELWNECNGILDEQIKTNRPPTKVVAHLFTSIVTCECGGKMYVPSNNPKYVCPKCRNKVGETDLEEIFREQLKSFVFSESEVKNYFEQADTALKEKEAILATLMDEKGKVRADMEKVMELYLKGEIKPEGFNRHYQPYDERYKQITKQIPEVQAEIDFLKIQYISGDELVNEAKDLYSRWPNLEPTEKRKIIETITERITVGKDDINIKLSYLPSSELVTEGHQTHLVRVISGRT; this is encoded by the coding sequence GTGGAGACAAACAAAGCGGTTGGTATCTGGATAAGGGTCTCGACTGAAGACCAAGCCAAGGGCGAAAGCCCTGAGCACCACGAGAAACGTGCCCGATATTATGCCGAGTCCAAAGGCTGGGACGTTAAAGAGGTGTACCATCTTGAGGCTGTATCGGGGAAATCTGTTAAGGATCATCCTGAGGCAAGGAGAATGGTTGATGACATCAAATCGGGCCATATCACAGGACTCATCTTCTCGAAGCTTGCCCGTCTGGCCCGGAACACCAAGGAACTTCTAGAGTTCGCAGACTTCTTCCAGGAGCACAGCGCCGACCTCATCTCACTCCAAGAATCAATTGACACTTCCACGGCAGCAGGGCGCTTTTTCTATACAATGATTGCTGCTATGGCGCAATGGGAAAGGGAAGAGATTGCCGATAGGGTGGCTGCTTCGGTTCCCATTCGTGCGAAGTTAGGGAAATCCTTGGGTGGGGAAGCTCCCTATGGCTACCGATATGTGGATAAAAAGCTGGCTCTCGATCCAAAGGAAGCACCGATCAGGAAACTGATGTTCGAGTTTTTCAAAGAGCAAAAGCGAAAGCGGAGAGTCTGTCGCCTTCTGAATGAAGCAGGATACCGCACGCGGAGAGGGAACAAGTGGACTTTCAGCACCGTCTACCGGCTCCTCAGAGATCCCATTGCCAAAGGAATCCGAAGGTCAAACTACAGCACACGAGGCGGAAAGAATTCCGAGAAATATGTTTTCAAACCCGAATCCGAGTGGATATATACGGAAGCTCCGGCTATTGTTTCCGAAGAACTGTGGAACGAATGTAACGGCATCCTTGATGAACAGATCAAGACGAACCGTCCGCCTACCAAGGTGGTCGCCCACCTCTTCACAAGCATCGTCACCTGCGAGTGCGGAGGGAAGATGTACGTTCCCTCAAACAACCCGAAGTATGTTTGCCCCAAGTGCCGCAACAAGGTCGGTGAAACTGATCTTGAGGAAATCTTCCGCGAACAACTGAAATCGTTCGTCTTCTCGGAAAGCGAAGTCAAAAACTATTTTGAGCAGGCGGATACCGCGCTTAAAGAAAAGGAAGCCATCCTTGCGACACTTATGGACGAGAAAGGAAAGGTGCGGGCGGATATGGAGAAGGTGATGGAGCTATACCTCAAGGGAGAAATCAAGCCGGAGGGATTCAACCGGCACTACCAACCTTATGATGAACGATACAAGCAGATAACGAAACAAATACCGGAGGTTCAGGCTGAAATTGATTTTCTCAAAATCCAGTACATCTCAGGCGACGAACTCGTGAACGAAGCCAAAGACCTCTATAGCCGTTGGCCAAACCTCGAACCTACCGAGAAACGCAAGATCATAGAAACCATTACCGAACGGATCACCGTTGGCAAGGACGATATAAATATCAAACTATCCTATTTACCCTCTTCCGAATTGGTGACAGAAGGGCACCAGACCCATCTTGTTCGGGTGATTTCGGGGCGTACATGA
- a CDS encoding lamin tail domain-containing protein — MKKEIILLLIFVSSGFSQAIKINEIMYSPKNGEPEWIELCNTSADKINIKGWKIRHHTTTWYTITSTDFFVRSDSFVVMTKSDTIFSFHSLDSSIVLICPAVPTDFLVNTGDTISIRDSTGTLADSVLYEPSWGGSNGKSLERISTELSPFLSTNWGTSLDSSGGTPGRKNSIAAWSYDLKVSSFSASLSSTDSSAVFDIVVKNCGVHSTSPFDVDVYLDYNGDHLPEPDEVVAETDNVPGLKACDSTSIVSKAKPQNFRAAGAFAVVKFASDQDTTNNSMWVKPKFSYSKESLVVNEIMYAPKSPEPEWVELYNNSNDSLNLNCFTISDNSGTEAVITGTDYLFPPSDYVVVAHDTGFFNLHPGVRTKTLIAKIPPLNNTGDAVTVHDAGGNLIDSVSYAPSWGGNTGGKSLERILPAGDSNDPQDFETSADSSGSTPARINSVTPRSFDLAVGTVTYSPFPIQSGGSITISACVINRGMKLCGPAKAVLFSDKNGNGSCDSGEPIDSIEIPAMTPGDSTVAIFTVHDLLFGSHRFGIFISYPGDELTTNNTKIISVDVGLPPASVVINEIMYAPKSPEQDGSGALLSPIRKRVNRIV, encoded by the coding sequence ATGAAAAAAGAAATTATTCTTCTTCTGATTTTTGTTTCATCGGGCTTCTCTCAAGCCATCAAGATAAACGAGATCATGTACTCACCTAAAAATGGAGAGCCGGAGTGGATAGAGTTGTGTAACACATCGGCGGACAAAATAAACATTAAAGGCTGGAAAATCCGACACCATACAACAACGTGGTACACCATCACATCCACAGATTTTTTTGTCCGATCCGATTCATTTGTCGTGATGACCAAATCCGACACAATATTCTCTTTCCATAGTTTGGATTCCTCTATCGTCTTGATCTGTCCGGCAGTGCCAACGGATTTTCTCGTCAACACCGGCGACACAATCTCAATTCGCGATTCGACGGGGACGCTCGCAGATTCGGTTTTGTATGAACCATCGTGGGGCGGCTCCAACGGTAAATCACTTGAAAGAATCTCGACTGAACTCTCGCCATTCTTGAGCACGAACTGGGGCACGTCTCTCGATTCGTCAGGCGGCACTCCCGGCAGAAAGAACAGCATTGCAGCATGGAGTTACGACTTAAAAGTTTCTTCGTTCTCCGCTTCTCTTTCTTCAACAGATTCGTCGGCTGTTTTCGATATTGTCGTCAAAAACTGCGGCGTGCATTCGACTTCTCCATTCGACGTAGATGTTTATCTCGACTACAACGGAGACCACCTTCCCGAGCCCGATGAAGTTGTTGCCGAAACTGATAACGTACCGGGACTTAAGGCGTGTGATTCGACGTCCATCGTCTCGAAAGCAAAACCACAGAATTTTCGCGCGGCCGGCGCGTTCGCCGTCGTAAAATTTGCATCCGACCAGGATACTACGAACAATTCCATGTGGGTAAAACCAAAATTCTCTTACAGTAAAGAAAGCTTAGTCGTCAATGAGATAATGTACGCACCCAAGAGTCCGGAACCGGAATGGGTGGAATTGTACAACAATTCAAACGACTCACTCAACCTCAACTGCTTCACGATCTCGGACAACTCGGGCACAGAAGCGGTGATTACAGGGACCGATTATTTGTTCCCGCCAAGTGATTACGTCGTCGTTGCACATGACACCGGTTTCTTCAACCTCCATCCAGGAGTCCGCACCAAGACTTTGATCGCAAAGATTCCTCCGTTAAACAACACGGGCGACGCAGTGACGGTCCATGATGCTGGAGGAAATCTAATTGATAGCGTGAGCTACGCTCCATCCTGGGGTGGAAACACGGGCGGCAAATCACTTGAAAGGATCCTGCCGGCCGGAGATTCGAACGATCCGCAGGATTTTGAAACCTCTGCGGACTCCTCAGGGAGTACGCCCGCAAGAATCAATAGTGTAACTCCACGCAGCTTCGACTTGGCAGTCGGAACCGTCACCTATTCGCCATTTCCGATTCAGTCCGGCGGCAGCATAACGATTTCTGCTTGCGTTATAAACCGCGGAATGAAACTGTGCGGGCCGGCAAAAGCCGTTTTATTCTCGGACAAAAATGGGAACGGCAGCTGCGATTCCGGGGAGCCGATTGATTCAATTGAGATACCCGCGATGACTCCAGGTGACTCGACCGTGGCAATCTTCACTGTGCACGACTTATTATTCGGATCACATCGGTTCGGGATATTCATAAGTTACCCTGGCGACGAGCTGACAACGAACAACACGAAGATAATCTCCGTAGATGTCGGTCTTCCGCCCGCATCGGTTGTAATAAACGAGATCATGTACGCCCCGAAATCACCCGAACAAGATGGGTCTGGTGCCCTTCTGTCACCAATTCGGAAGAGGGTAAATAGGATAGTTTGA
- a CDS encoding PAS domain S-box protein: MKPIKRKKASDNVLRELGEQKRLYEELFKNAPIGLGIYKNAKIVRVNDTGAMMLGYDSPDKLIGMPVYEIIHPGDLSVVNERIKQAMLDRVSTDPMEERFLKRGGGFIHVLVLSQPVAYEGEDAVQVAFVSLEDRKKLEKNLALEAAHQAEEKIRLDTLLQSLEEGILFQNPDGKIEFANSEFCRIFGFHNSAQIVGRPSRDIETQSAHRTKFPEDFMEHVARDVRERAAVKMYRLEMVNGSIIERSALPLFDSTGKYIGRLAVFRDITMREQNEEAIKRLQRTELLGRLAGGIAHDFNNVLGVIIASLEMILRKVDNPVMVQENSQRALSSAIRGSEVSKRLLQFVRYSPEGFKVFSARQIIGETVSIIKHTFEENISVHEEFVIHDAFIYGSPGDIQQVLINLANNSRDAMPEGGNLTFSLTTADKKQVEKKLGSVTTDQYVLLMIQDSGRGIEEDKLDKIFDPFFTTKEIGKGTGLGLSIVQTIISGHGGFIEVRSHAGLGTTFFIYLPMSKEKTNHVNPATRDEAERTSDTGNIRTILVVEDEADLLELLYQYLSDKGFNVLRAGDGEEGLRIFESHPEISVVISDLGLPKVPGDKLIARIKEARPGVRCVLATGYLTPASDSVLSGLEVSTIMKPYNLTAIYNLAKDGIPEET, from the coding sequence GTGAAACCTATCAAAAGAAAAAAAGCATCGGACAATGTTCTTCGCGAGCTTGGCGAGCAAAAGCGGCTCTACGAGGAGTTATTTAAGAATGCCCCTATCGGTCTCGGTATATATAAAAATGCCAAGATCGTGAGAGTGAACGACACGGGGGCCATGATGCTGGGCTATGACTCACCCGATAAGCTGATCGGCATGCCTGTATACGAGATTATCCACCCGGGCGATCTATCCGTCGTCAATGAAAGAATAAAGCAGGCCATGCTTGATCGGGTTTCCACTGATCCTATGGAGGAAAGATTTCTCAAGAGGGGTGGAGGTTTTATCCATGTTCTCGTTTTATCGCAACCGGTTGCCTACGAAGGAGAAGATGCCGTCCAGGTTGCTTTTGTATCGTTGGAGGACAGAAAGAAGTTAGAGAAGAACCTTGCACTGGAGGCCGCTCATCAGGCTGAAGAAAAAATCAGGCTTGATACTCTTTTGCAAAGCCTTGAAGAGGGGATACTGTTTCAGAATCCCGATGGAAAAATCGAATTTGCCAACTCGGAATTTTGCAGGATATTTGGCTTTCACAATTCCGCGCAGATTGTCGGCAGGCCTTCAAGAGACATTGAGACACAATCCGCGCACAGGACAAAGTTTCCTGAAGATTTCATGGAGCATGTAGCTCGCGACGTCAGAGAACGCGCAGCCGTCAAAATGTACAGACTTGAGATGGTGAACGGTTCGATCATTGAAAGAAGCGCGCTTCCGCTTTTCGACTCCACCGGGAAATATATCGGGCGGCTCGCAGTATTCAGAGATATAACGATGCGGGAGCAAAACGAAGAAGCTATAAAGAGGCTTCAGCGCACCGAACTCCTGGGGAGACTTGCCGGAGGAATTGCCCATGACTTCAACAATGTCCTTGGAGTCATTATCGCAAGTCTGGAGATGATCTTGAGAAAAGTTGATAACCCAGTCATGGTGCAGGAAAACAGCCAGCGAGCCTTATCGAGCGCGATCCGCGGTTCGGAAGTGTCCAAACGGCTCCTCCAATTTGTCCGCTATTCACCCGAAGGTTTCAAGGTTTTCTCAGCGAGACAGATCATCGGAGAGACGGTTTCAATCATCAAACACACTTTTGAAGAAAATATCAGCGTTCACGAAGAATTTGTGATCCACGATGCTTTCATTTACGGCTCACCGGGAGACATCCAGCAGGTTCTCATAAATCTCGCAAACAATTCCCGCGATGCAATGCCGGAGGGCGGCAACTTGACGTTTTCGCTTACCACCGCAGACAAGAAGCAAGTTGAGAAGAAACTGGGGAGTGTGACCACTGACCAGTACGTTCTTCTGATGATTCAGGATTCGGGGAGAGGAATCGAAGAGGACAAGTTAGACAAGATTTTCGATCCCTTTTTCACGACGAAAGAAATAGGAAAAGGAACAGGACTTGGATTGTCCATTGTTCAAACAATCATTTCCGGCCACGGCGGATTCATAGAAGTCAGGAGCCATGCGGGATTGGGGACTACGTTTTTTATTTATCTTCCGATGAGCAAGGAAAAAACTAATCACGTGAATCCGGCTACACGGGACGAAGCCGAACGAACCAGCGACACAGGAAATATCAGGACGATTCTCGTTGTCGAGGATGAAGCCGATCTTCTCGAACTGTTGTACCAATATCTATCGGACAAAGGATTTAACGTCCTCCGCGCAGGCGATGGAGAAGAAGGGTTAAGGATATTCGAGAGTCATCCGGAAATTTCGGTTGTAATTTCAGATCTCGGCCTTCCTAAGGTTCCCGGGGACAAGTTGATCGCAAGGATCAAAGAAGCCCGGCCCGGAGTAAGGTGTGTTCTTGCCACAGGATATCTTACTCCTGCTTCGGACAGTGTTTTATCCGGTCTGGAAGTAAGTACGATAATGAAACCCTACAACCTGACGGCGATTTATAATCTTGCGAAGGATGGGATACCGGAAGAAACATAG
- a CDS encoding FAD-dependent oxidoreductase → MAAMSTAQHAMRDGKSKLVILGSGFAALSIVKSVDLDFYEISIVSPRNHFLFTPLLPSTTVGTIEFRSIIEPIRTSRDDIEYYQANCVSISGADNVVVCETIQGHKRFDLNYDYLVIAVGAVNNTFGIPGVHEHAMFLKELADARKIRTAIIDNFERASTPGIQESERRRLLHFVVVGGGPTGVEFAAELNDFIREDLVKWYPAFIRDVQITLLEATKQILNSFDSELGRYTMRLFQRESINIKTNSPVKEVKEDFIFLQDGTAIPYGLLVWSTGIGPAELLQTLPFEKNSSSRLLTDDFLHIKGTDNIYAAGDCATPVDEIIAATAQAAQQEGKFLAKNFNRMARGNPVSRFHYHNLGMLAYIGRNRALADLPNVKGKGFGAFLFWRSAYLTRLVSVKNKILVLFDWIKTLIFGRDISSF, encoded by the coding sequence ATGGCAGCAATGTCGACAGCCCAACATGCCATGAGAGACGGAAAAAGCAAATTAGTGATTCTGGGAAGCGGATTTGCCGCGCTCAGTATTGTCAAAAGCGTCGACCTTGATTTCTATGAAATCAGCATCGTCAGCCCTCGAAACCATTTCCTTTTCACCCCGCTTTTGCCGAGCACGACTGTCGGAACGATCGAATTCAGAAGCATAATTGAGCCGATACGGACTTCGAGAGACGACATAGAATATTATCAGGCAAACTGCGTCAGCATCTCCGGGGCCGATAATGTCGTCGTATGTGAAACAATCCAGGGCCATAAGAGGTTCGATCTTAATTACGACTACCTTGTGATCGCAGTCGGCGCAGTGAACAACACATTCGGAATTCCGGGCGTTCACGAACATGCGATGTTCCTGAAGGAACTTGCGGACGCGAGAAAAATACGAACTGCTATCATAGATAATTTTGAGCGCGCGAGCACTCCGGGTATCCAGGAAAGCGAGCGGAGACGACTCCTTCACTTTGTGGTGGTTGGCGGAGGACCGACGGGAGTCGAATTTGCGGCCGAGCTGAACGATTTCATCCGGGAAGATCTTGTTAAATGGTACCCGGCGTTCATCCGCGACGTACAAATCACCCTCCTTGAGGCGACAAAGCAGATTCTCAACTCCTTCGACTCCGAACTCGGCAGATATACAATGCGCCTCTTCCAGCGAGAGAGCATCAATATAAAGACGAATTCACCGGTTAAAGAAGTAAAAGAAGACTTCATTTTCTTGCAAGATGGCACAGCAATTCCCTACGGCTTGTTGGTTTGGTCAACCGGAATCGGACCCGCAGAACTTCTTCAGACCCTTCCTTTCGAAAAGAATTCTTCTTCACGGCTCCTAACCGACGACTTCCTTCACATAAAGGGCACCGATAACATTTACGCCGCAGGCGATTGTGCCACACCTGTCGACGAAATAATCGCCGCGACTGCACAGGCCGCACAGCAGGAAGGAAAATTTCTCGCAAAGAATTTCAACAGGATGGCGCGTGGGAATCCGGTCTCACGCTTTCACTACCACAATCTCGGAATGCTCGCCTACATCGGCAGAAACCGCGCTCTTGCCGATCTGCCGAACGTAAAGGGAAAAGGATTCGGAGCATTTCTTTTTTGGAGGTCCGCCTACTTGACAAGGCTTGTTAGTGTAAAAAACAAAATTCTCGTCTTATTCGATTGGATCAAAACATTAATTTTCGGCCGGGATATAAGCAGTTTTTGA